CAGTAAACTTCCAAACTGTAAAATCAAGAACCTGAGGTTTACATTGCACGGCCAAGTCTAAGTTTGATATTCTAAAGTAATAATTTAGCATTTCTTGAACTTCTATAATTTCCATTGTTGGCAATTTATTCCAGGTCCTCTAGTGGTGGGTTGCCAGTAGTGAAACCTGCATGGCCGATGGATTCTATTGCTGCAAATAAACTATTAAGCTGTATGTTTTAATCTTTGTTTGACTTTTTCATTCCCTGAGCAGTTTTGGATTTACTTCCCTTTTTCTACTTGCCACGTTTGATTCTATGTAagttgagaaaagaaaataaggttgATTTGCAATGGTTAGGGAGGGAAGTCATTCTAATTAGTTATCTATTAATTCCCCGTGTACTGTATTTTTAACTGCACTGTAATTACCATATGGATCATCCTTGAAGCATGACCTTAGTATATTGAAATGTTTGAAGAATGAGTAACAATTATTATGTATTGAGAAGTCTTAGGCAGGTAGATAGGCTAGCATGTTTCAAGATTATGTTTCTTATCATATACATACAAATCATCATAAACTGCACAGATTCTAATATGGCAAGTGTACCAAAAATACAGAAATTTGtgaaagaataatcagagggGCTAGCTTGATCATCAATTTCAGATGTGCTCCCACATACTAGAAGAACACCACTTCTTTTATTGGACTGCCCTTCACTGCAAGTTGGCCTCTGAGTGACCGCTCTTGCAACATTCTTGCCCGCACTGCCATCCCCTGCTCCTTGGCTCTAAGTGTTCCATGGAGCTATAATACTAAAAGACAACAGGCCCAGCAACTGTTGAGCCTTCTGACTGGCAACATCAATCCTACACAACCCCAATTTGTAGAAAATTGTTTTAAGGTAATCATAACATGTTTCTTTCCATATTTTCCCAGTTTGGTGGGGGGTACTGCGTTCATGGCATATCAGATAATGACTTGTTTGGCAGCACATCAGCTGCATGAACTTGATGGTATATTTGCTCAGTACTAAATGAATTACTGGTCTCACATGGGCATGCCATATAGTCTATTAGTCGAAGTTGTTTAAATTACTTTTAACATTTTCTATAACTGTGGATAAGTTACAATTTTGTCAGTTTTgcatatttgtatttttttaaagatctaaGCAGTTTGTTAAAAAATTGCATTTCCTTGGATTATCAGTAATTTTAGTTATATTCACGACCATTTCAAAATTCTTAACCATGTGGATtatcatctttttattttttttttcacagtTGAGACTCCAGAGATTTTAATCTTTCTAATTCACCTGATTAACCTGAAATGAAAATACCATGTTACATGCACTTACTAATTTCCTATGTATGCAACTTTTTGCACTGATCACATTATAGATTACTGAATTTACTTGATAAGGCTATACACCcaagctttgattttaacaaggCTCTAGACAACATTTCATTGACACTTGGAGAAATCAGTACCGCAGGTGTTTTCCCAGTTTTAGGTACACAATTCCTAGTGTTAATATTTCTACTTGAAGAACATCTATAATCCATGGGGACATGGCAATCTCTGCACTCAAGGTTTTTAAATGCTATATTGTAGTCCGTGTCTTTTTTGTTATCCTAAATAGTTCAGTCATTATGGTTGTTTATTTGGATTCAATCATCATtgacatcataggaagagatgcAATCACTCTTAGAGAATTTGTGTCCCCCTTTTGGGGGATACCTCTTTCCCCcttaattattgaattttatatttgttaatttttagtGTTGGCAAATTCTATAAACAAGAATcttaagttgtaattttttatttttgttttggagATGATTTTGGAATGGTTAAAGTCATGGTACAAGTCTTCAAGAATGCTTATTACAAACAAGAACAAATTTAAAGAAATGGAAAACTTTAGCTTGATATTGGTTTTTTGGTCACAACTTTTATATGGTATCCAATCAATTTGATTGTTGTGTAAAATTGGAAGGAAGAATTAAAAGCACTACAATTTCTTCTTTCACAAAGATTTTCATTCTGCCATTTTGAGGAAAAAAGATGACGCTGTAGTTGGGATGTGATGTGAACCCGAATATGACTTGAGCACAACCTGTTGGaattgaattttcttctttGCCATGGAAGATGTTTTCTGAAGTATGTACAAGTTTATTCTTGCATAAGTATGCTGGTTCGGGATTTCATTCTATATATGTGGGAAACATAAAAGAGGGAGATATTATTGAGAGTTTTAAGTCTCCATCATTTTTAAGAATCTCGTGAACTCATAAAAGAGGGATTTTGTTAAAGCATAAACTACAAAGTTTTCCAGTTGTTTTTGTTCTTCATGTATCTTCAAATTGGTGAATCTCCTATTGAGGTTGTTTATGTGGGCAGTAGTTGAGAAGCGTAGGAGATGATGCTATATATTGGGTGTTGAGCAAGGAGGACGCTTTCATTCTCAAGGGCGCACATCTATGGGTTGTAAGCTTTTGTCTTATAACTATAAGTAACTTAGTCTGTGGTGTTTTATTTGATCCAAAATTTTTTGGATCAGTCTGTAATTCTTCTTTTGATACTTGGATTTTCTTGTAAATCTGTGCTAATTGTGTGTGATTGTTTTATTATTAgttgatttagaaaaaaaatggtTGGAATAGCAAGAAAATTGATGCTATCTTCAATTGCATCACATGTTTGGATTTCAGTTGAATACCTAGGTATGACAAAGCTATGAGAAGGCTACACAAGCTTGGAAATTCTTGAAAAAGCTTACATCAAAATTTCTTATTTGCATGCCTAACGCTccattttcttttatcattatCGAGACATCATGCACAGCATATGATAATGAATCTCATCATATCCTCAGAAtggatattttttctttctctaaaaTTCTTACACATGGATGAGAATTACCATTACCATGGCCATATATATTGATGAGCTTGGTAAATCCAAAGAGCCAACTCATGGTGGATATTGCAAGGGGCCTATGAACAATTATATAAAGTATGTCCCAATGCCAATAGGctaaaagagggagagagaatttcaatgtatgaaaaagaaaaatgtgttCTTAGGCAAGAAAATCTAGGCTTTCAGAGCAGGTTCTCTAAAGGCAAATAAAGGGTGGAAGTCAAAGTCATGCCTTGTGATAGTGTTTATGGATGATATATTGTTTTGAGATTGGTGGAGCATGTTGGATGCCTAGGAATTGTGTTGTAGACACTAATGAAATATAGGTTGTATGTCAAATTATTGAAATGCCAGTTTTGGTTGCAATATGTTTCATTTCAATATTTTACATACAGTTTCTCTAGCTAGTGTGTACATCACAATTCTAAGTGTTAGGCATGCTCCACCAATATTGAGTACACTaatttatcatcaattaataCTATAGCAAATAGATTGAGGTATGAATTGAAACCTCAAATTCACAAATCCATGAATGTTAAAAGAATCTTTAGTCAAAATGAAATGGCATCAACTCATACTTCCGATGTTAGTATtgtaattaaaatgtaattttagatattttcttCGCCCTTAATATTatactaatatttaaaaatattgtagACACGTttataaaataacttttaattttaggaatcaagtatttatttaattttttatgtttacttCAATTACTTATaactaatatttaaaataattcatcagtttaatgttaatatataaaCTCGTCAATTTAATTAGCGGGTCTCTCTTTAGTCTCGACTGTCAAATTAACTAGTTAGTCTATGTTGATATCTTGATAACTCTGTTTCATACATAACGGACGAATATAAATCGATACAAACAAATTCATCGATATCTTAAAAAACTCCGCTAAATTGTTTTATACATATCAGACGAATATAAATCGATACAAATAAACTCCTGTAATAcctcataaaaataattttaaaaagaaaagaattctgATCGATCTCTATCAAGCTAGCTCAGTCCATGGCCAAAACCCGGGCTCCTCGGCGAACCCTAGACTCTTTTACTGTCAACTCTATCAACAAAACCATCAAAGGTAAAATCGCTTCAGCTTGCCTCTCTCCCGCTCTTTCAATTTTCCCTCTCACTTCACTGGAAATTCTCATTTTCCCGGAAAACGTATTCAGCGGGAGACTGCGTTTTTATGCGGCCGGCAGACTCGTCGAAGCCGCCGTACGTGGCCAGAGTAGACCAAATCGAGTCCCGGGGTGCCAACGTCAAGGTTCACATCCGCTGGTACTATCGGCCCGAGGAGGCGATCGGCGGCCGCCGCCCGTTTCACGGCTCCAAAGAGGTCTTCCTCTCTGATCACTACGACGTTCAGAGCGCCGATACGATCGAAGGTAAGTGCACAGTCCACAGCTTCAAGAGCTACACCAAGCTCGACGCCGTTGGCAATGAGGACTTCTTCTGTCGTTTCGAGTACAATTCCTCCACCGGAGCGTTCACTCCCGATAAAGTCGCTGTGTACGTTAAAAgctgattgatttaattttttttttttttgttgatcgTCTTGGTTCGATGTTTAATTGATCTTGGTagttaatttaagtttattctTCGCAACTTGGAGAATTATTGTGCATTGAAATATCTGGTGTGTGTTCGTTCAATTGCAAAGTCCCTGGGCTTTGCTTGTGAATTTGACTCTGTTGAAAAAACATGATTTTAGGTTTTCCACTTGTAGCGTGGTTTCGCAGTCTAAAACTGatgttttagtttatttttcgCTCTTTATAGTTCTCTGTATGTTAATCTTGGTGCAATTGCACCTTAAATTGGGTGGCGTAGACTACCGAAGCTTGCCTGCGTTGCAATATCTGGGTTGCTCCTTGCTGTCAGaaaatagaagagaagaaaatcaGGAGGGGGGAGAAGAAATCTGggtaaagaagaagatgaagtaaAGAGGGAAAGTGAgacctctgtgtgtgtgtgtgtgcgcgagagagagaggggagagatTTGAGCAGGGGAAGAATTCACTAATTTTATTCTGAATCAATAACTTTTTGTTACATCACtaactaaaactaaaaaataaaatttcaagttACTATTATCCTAATAagtctattaaaaataaaagataaaaaattctaaaatgtaaaatagaaattaaaaaaaatcaaaatttctatcACTAAAGTTCAactaaaagagataaaatttctGGTTTCAATTATCCAAACAAATATACTAAATATAAAAgctaaaaaattctaaaatctaatataaaaatgaaaagaaatattattttccatCCCTCCTGTACTTGGATATTTTTGAATTGTGATAGTGCTGAATTTGTTGTATGAGAAAGCGACTAATTTCTTTATGATAAATGTGAATTGTCAATTCTGGTtcttagaaattaaaatattgtgaTTTATCTTTATATTACAGGTATTGCAAGTGTGAGATGCCTTACAATCCTGATGATCTAATGGTCCAGTGTGAAGGCTGCTCTGATTGGTTAGTTATCTGCTTTCAGATTAACTACTGAGTAAAGCTTTTTCTACTTTCAATATCCTATTTGATCGATGGAAAAAAGTAACttctaaaaaaatgatatagttTTAAGTAGACAATTGATTTTACGCACTTTTAAGAATGTGTCATGTGGTGTGTTCTTTTGTCCTTGTCTACCAGAAACATATAACAAATAGAGTCTAGAATCTGCTTCAACTTGCTTGCTCATCTACCAGAAACATGCAACAAATAAAGTGTATTCAGAAATCAGTTTATGTTTATCAGAAAAAATAGTCTACTTTCAGGTATCCAATTTGGTGTTACTTTATGTTTATTCAGTTTAAATCCtttgtttttattcttctttaatcACTTAAAAGGAGGTTTTACCGAGCTGAAATAGCCCTTTAGGTCTTGTTCCGCGATAGCTTGCTTTTCTGTAATGGCACTGGTAGTAGACTGAGTGCTGAGTATGAAGTTTGTGATGAaactttttaatttgaaatcCTCGTGCCATTGTCTCTACTACCAGATACTGAATTTTTGAGCAATATTTAATTTCTAAGATCTTCCATGCATCCACAAGACAGTTATCGTTTGGGATATGCATAATTTGATAGAGACTGTGGGGTGCTCTAAAAGTGGAGGATCTGGGCTTAAACAATAGCTGCATAGGAATTAAGCCTTTGATGGTCTGTACTCGAAATGTTGTAATTATgtttgtgagaaaataattatgagagaaaaatctaaGAGACTAGTctctcttagcttgttatttataataggcataacAAGTCTTAAACATCTATAGGCTTAACCTAATTACAatataaaacacacacataaaaaaattacaattatactaataattctaacactctccctcaagctggagtatagatatcatatgcaccacgcttgttacaaatatattccactCGAGGACCCTTCAGAGACTTGGCGAAGACatctgcaagttgatcattgaagttaacaaactctgtaatAATAACACCTTTAACtattttttctctaataaagtgacagtcgatttcaatatgcttagtttgctcatggaacactggatttGAAGCAACGTATAAGgcagcctgattatcacaaacaagcttcataggggaCACTTCAAAAAACTTGAGTTCCTGCAGAAGTTGTTTAAgccagatgagctcacaagttgcattagccatagcccaatactctgcctctgcattAGATCTAGatactacattttgtttcttacttttccaagaaaccagatttcctcccacaagaacacaatacccagAGGTTGATCGACGATAAGAAGGAGATCctacccaatctgcatctgcataacaaTAAATATTTGTGTGTCCTTTATTTtcatagagtagccctttacctggcgctcttttgatatatctcaAAATCCAGATAACAGTATCCCAGTAAAAATCACATGGAGAACTGAGGAACtgactaactacactcacagcaaaagcaatgttgggacgagtgactgtgagatagttcaacttgcctATCAATCTCCTATACCTTCTAGGATCTAAATAAAGCTCCTCTTGTCCCGACAAGAGTTGGACATTCGGATTCATTGGGGTGTCAACTGGTTTGCAATTCACCATACCAATTTCTTCTAATATGTCAAGGCCATACTTCCtctgagaaattgagataccatctTCTGActgagcaacttcaatacccaagaaataccgaagtcggcctaggtctttggtctgaaaatgctgatgtagatgttccttcaACTTTTGTATTCCAACCTGATCActccctgtgataacaatgtcatctacataaacaacaaggtagatacataaggaagaagaatggcgATAGAAAACCGAATGATTAGCTTTACTTCGAGTGAGAtcaaaggcttgaaccacaaTGCTGAACCTGCCAAACCACGTCTCTCCAACTTGCCATGcgattgattagataacatGCAGTTAGAACAACATCACCCccaaatttggtgggaagattggcatgtaaaaggaGTGTTTGTGCAGTCTCAATAAGATGGCGATTCTTACGctcagcaacaccattttgttgaggtgtgtaaggaTAAGAAGATTGATGTAAGATGCCATTAGCagtcataaaggtagtaaattgagaagaaaaatactcaggggcattatcactacgcAAGGCAtgtatagaaactccaaactgtgtttttatttcaacaataaatgtctgaaagatagaaaacaacTCGGACCGactcttcataagaaacaatCAAGTGCAAcgagaaaaatcatcaatgaaagtaacgaAATATAAAAGGCCAAGAGTAGAGTGGACGCAactgggcccccatacatcaaaGTGCACAAGGGAAAAGGGAGTCTCAGCCCTATTATGGACTCGACAAGAAAAAGAATTACGAGCGTGTTTAACACGTTGACACGATTCACAATTAAATATGGGTAATGAtgacaaactaggaactaatttcttcattttggaGAGGCTGGGATGATTGAGATGATAGTGGAAAAGATCTGGAAAAGCGGCACTGGTGAAAGCTACCGACAAACTAGGCATAGCAAGATGATAGTGACCTTGTGACTCACGCTCGACGCCAATTGTCCGCCCCATACCCTAGTCCGGAACACAAACAGAGGTAGGAGTAAAGATAACAGAATAGTTAAGGGTTTTAGTGAGTTggctaactgaaatcaaattaaaagaactatcaagaacatataaaacataatttaatgagaaagacGAGGTGGGTGTAATTTGGCCAATCCCTTTAACTGTAGTTTTGGTACCATCAGCCAGGGTAACAGTAGGTAAGGTATCAAAATAGGTaagagaggagaaaagaagttcattaccacaTATATAGTCAGTGGCGctagaatctataatccaaggactaaCATATGAGCCTCGAGCAACACAAGCAATGGGATTACCAGGATGAGACTGTTGGGTGGTTTGGAACTTCAGGAAGGCATCATACTCAGTTGCAGACGTAGGTATCAATTGTGAACCTGGTGGAGATTAAACAGAACTAGGATCGTTCTGAAATACATGAACTGCACTGGTAGATGATGTAGGTGGAGCAACTGGTCGACCATGTTTCTTCTAGCATTTGTCATCAAGATGACCcagtttcttacaaaaggtacactgtGGACGTGGGTGACCATTATTGCGTCCTATAGTTCCTCCCACAAGAGCTAAAGATTCGGCTGGAAGAGCAAcatgagaagaaaaagacaTACTATGAGCACCTGTCATATTCAACAACCGTTTaaaagagtccttcatggtaggaCTAGCGGAGCTAGTCAAGATTTGATGCCTGACAGTGTCAAACTCTGGTTTCAGGTCGAagagagcaataaccataaaaaaactTCTCTTGTTGTGCAATCTGTTTGGTGCGGGTTGtagtaagaggaagaagagtatcaaattcttgcatgagagcctGAACTTGCCCCATataagattccatggacgactcctacttgagattcttgatattagagaccacaGTGTACAAACGTTGGATGTCGTTTGTATAACGCTCTTCAACTTCCTTCCACATATCGacacaagtttcaaaggggcAAAAGAGCTACATGATGGACGTATCAATAGACTGCCATAGAAGGTTACAtaactgggcatcaacttgttctcATCTAGCCCGATTAGCTTGtggcacactttcagcctttgtggtaagatgattcGCTTAgccttgccctttgaaccacattcTAACAGaggctgcccatgagagataattggcaaaccctatcaacttgacagTGGTAATATTGATCGTCCCAAGATTAGATACAGTAAAGGATTAAGAGGTAGCAAAGGCAATGGCAGAAACCGGAGCGGGAGTAGCATTAGCAGAAATCGCGTCATTGAGATTAGACATGGTGAGGAGTTTGGCACTGGAAATAGTTTTAGGAGTCGTTGGAGGTCAAATCTGGAGAAGCCGGAGAAAAACGATCGACGGACGAGTTGTCACGCGCTGGCTCGTGGGTGGTCCGTCAGCAGCAATTCTTCAACGGTTGGCTGATCTGGTGGCGGCAAACCCTAGGGTGGTGGCAGTGTTATCAAGTGGTGGCCAGACACTGGGGTTCTGGTATGGACAATGACAGTGACAACTAGGGTTTGACGGTCACTGGAAAAAGATATACAGCGATGACTAGGGTTTTTTCTTACcggtggctctaataccatgtgagaaaataattatgagagaaaaacctaagagactaGCATCTCTTAACTTGTTAGTTATAATAGGTATAATAGGCCTTAAATATCTATGGGCTTaacttaattacaaaataaaatacactcataataattgcaattatactaataattctaacaatgtTTATGGAGAGTCATGAGTGGATCCATCTggaacataataaataattaaaacatgtTAAGAAAATGATCTAATTTGACTAATATTATGTAATAGTAGTAGTTTTAGTTATATAATAATCGAGAGGTTGTGCTGGGAGATATAAGCTTCTTCCCCTCATTGTCTTTGATTCTTATTTTCTCCAAATGCTAATTGTTGAGATGGTGGAGTAGATATAATTTATGAAGGCAACCAGTTGAGATTGTAGGCAGCATGAAGAGAACTGTACTTCTCAATAAGATCGGTGTAGTTAAAATTTTATGACATCAGCATGTGTTTAAGGAGGCTACTTGAGAATGTTAAGAGAAGATGTATGAGAAGTACTCATAATTGTTTGACTAGTATTCACGGTAAGTTTCAAGGATGAAAGTCAAAATAGGAAGTATGTCAGGACTCAATTTGGTTTATTACTTGCTTAAAAGTTATGGATTATGGATATGtctcaatatattttttagctGTTAGATCACGTTGtgtttaattaaacttaaagaGGTAAGTTTAACTTTGTTTTATGTATGTTCATGTTATACGTTAATAGTAGTTTTACTTGTAGAATGACAGTTCTTTTGGGGATAGCTCAAGAATCTATATAGAGCCATGTTCATATGAATGTATGTATGCATATTTGATGATGGTTATAAGGCCATCTCCAACTCACCCCCAAATTTGGGGTGAAATGCCCTCCAACCCACACCCCCAAATCccaccccaaatttggggtaatgTGTTTATTCCCATTTTGCCctttcattttaattataacaaattttaattcattttgtttcttttttttatgagttaattacaccaataataaccCAACTTTGCATCATATTACTATttggtcactgaactttgaaatgttacctgttagtcactgatatttcaaaacggttactgtttagtcactgaactttgaaatgttacctgttagtcactaatatttcaaaactgttactgcttagttactgaactttaaaatgttacatattagtcactgatatttcaaaactgttacactGAACTTCAAAATATTACCTGTtaatcactaatatttcaaaactgtttctcattcgtcactcgtgaacttaaagttcagtgactattgAGTGATGGGtgaaaaacgattttgaaatatcaatgactagcaggtaatattttaaagttcagtgtaatagttttgaaatatcagtgactaataggtaccattttaaagttcagtgactaagtaataataattttgaaatatcagtgactaagcagtaaccgttttgaaatatcagtaactaacaggtaacatttcaaagttcaatgaccaaacagtaatagaatgtaaagttgagttattattggtgtaattaatccatttttttatatgtttttacatctttttatttacttattagtagtattaataatattaataaattgtaatcaattaatgaataataattattaaatgcactaaattaaaataatcgtaatcaattaataaataataattaattttttttacttaattgcataatttttagataagaatttaagttgatatataataagtaaataattttggaaataaaataaaattttataataacaaaaaaaaagaaaatactattcctttaccccaaatttggggtaagtTTTATCCTAAATTTGGGGCAAAAGGTTGGAGTTACCCCAAGGGAAGAGAGAGGAGATGGGGAAGAacgagaagaaaaataatatatatatatatattggatcATGGCAATTTTAGTGATGTTTCATTACAACCTTTGGTTCTTgctgcttttttcttttttttgaggtgggggggaggggggaggttTCACAAAAAGGACCATCGGTAGGTAGAGGTAGTTATCCTATGTGGTCAGTTGGACTATTTCGGGGGTGGGGGTGTCTCCAATGCATGGGGCTTTCTAGTTTGTAAGAGTTAGGAGAGGGTTGTTTTTGTTCGCAACTTTGCCCTTGCTTTGAAAGAAATTGTTTCACAATTCAAACTTGAGATCTTTGAGTCACAAGGGAGCAACCTTACTACTGCTAGCAAGGCTCACCTTATGTTATGTTACAACTTAGTTAGACTTCATTAATAGTCATTTATTGGATCCCATTAGAAACTTTGTGGTTAAGCTTACTTTTGTAGCACCATGGGTCTCATGGAAAAATACTGTCTGAAGTTAATTTTTGGGTGACTTTaactgtaacatcctgcatcgagcgataggaaggaccagaacaacttaccctgatgggtctacacgaacttcccagagggtcacccatctttgaactaccctagctcaagcacgcttaaccccggagttttttgcctatattcagcccaaaaggtatctagttagtgttgtttccttccttacttatccttgatatatactacccttctctggactcttagggtattacattctctccctcttgagcacatgacgtcttCGTCATGCGATCTTACAACTGGTTTCagatcttctcccatttggagGCTGTCATCCTCGAAGCCTGTCgggagccgctccttgtacaggccctcgcacctaggcgccactccccgctctcatcggaccgccttctccaagggtcgatTTTGATACAACCTGTAACatccgcatcgagcgatagaaaaaACCGGAACAACGTATCCTGATGGCCCTATActaacttcctagggggtcactgtaacacccagtgttaccggtgttaagagaatgagaaaggaagtgagaaaatttcaaaaaatacccttgaggaggtgatgaatccttgagattgagggtgccctatgagaggggtattttggtaatttggatagtaaagtccaataaaaggtattttgataaattggaaataattcctatgaggAGTTAGggatgtaagtgaattaaatctcaatttggtatttacatggagatatatgggattaataaattctcaaaggatATTTTAGGAGttttggaatttatttccataaagaaattcaattatggaaaatagggaaaatggatattgaattatttgagaaaataattaattttttcctaaaatggtgaattaatgtggtaatgccacatggaggaccaagataaagaattggaagccaagtttgtgtcttagagtgatacttggcataatcttggaaatttgagagaaatatatatattagaaatttgggagcatatatatatgtggattatgagttggagaatgatttaattaaatgcaaaaagaaatgattttggtttttcaagcatttgatgagaggcatgattatatggattaaagtaaatccaaaagaaaatggtaaatggtcaccattaatgccttgaaaaatatgagatttaaataaatgcaaaaagaaaatgggaaaatggtcacctattaatgctttggaaaattgtgggatttatttaaatgtgaaagaaagtgattatgttattcaaagtggtctctcatgtgatgggggaaaatgaccaaattaaataaatagaaaagaaattctatttttaggatttcaagacaagatcaagggtggagatctaagaagaccaaatggcatagattgtgcttcttgtgttttc
This genomic stretch from Diospyros lotus cultivar Yz01 chromosome 1, ASM1463336v1, whole genome shotgun sequence harbors:
- the LOC127809960 gene encoding chromatin remodeling protein EBS-like — its product is MAKTRAPRRTLDSFTVNSINKTIKAGDCVFMRPADSSKPPYVARVDQIESRGANVKVHIRWYYRPEEAIGGRRPFHGSKEVFLSDHYDVQSADTIEGKCTVHSFKSYTKLDAVGNEDFFCRFEYNSSTGAFTPDKVAVYCKCEMPYNPDDLMVQCEGCSDWYHPTCIKMTTEEAYSLDHFFCQDCSSKDKKKLQQNPHATSRHSDTKVGLKRRRK